Proteins encoded within one genomic window of Rhododendron vialii isolate Sample 1 chromosome 1a, ASM3025357v1:
- the LOC131307593 gene encoding probable L-gulonolactone oxidase 6, with protein sequence MLHLKSQNTMFQLFLLVKLTTILFSVVNSSPPEDPIMCSSKNRNCTITNSYGAFPDRSVCRAAAVAYPTTEEELISVVATATKAKRKMKVATRSSHSIPKLVCPDGDEGLLISTKLLNRKLEIDRMRMTITVESGVTLKRLIHEAAKAGLALPNVPYWWGFTVGGMLGTGAHGSTLFSDGSAVQDYVIQIRIVTPAGPEEGYGKVRTIASGDPDLKATRVSLGVLGVISQVTFKLQPLFKRSITYSVKKDVDLADQVTRFGYQYEFADITWYPSQGEAVYRMDDRVYTNVSGNGLYDFAGFRSVPSTELAIIRTTEEDQEMTGDADGKCTDAKLSTSELISIAYGLTNNGTVFGGYPVVGYNNRIQTSGACLYSPNDDLKEVCPWDPRVKGLFYYDTGFSVSMSKVKSFIEDVQKLNDLVPKALCGVDLYSGILMRYVTASTAYLGKQEDAVDFDIVYYRSHDPMTPRLYEDILEEIEQIGVFKYGGLPHWGKNRNVAFEGVIKKYRNAKEFLKVKEKYDPLGLFSSSWTDEVLGLRGGVTIVTEGCALEGLCVCSKDIHCAPSKGYFCRPGKVYKKARVCAR encoded by the exons ATGCTGCACTTAAAATCCCAAAACACAATGTTTCAGCTCTTTCTGTTGGTAAAACTTACCACCATATTGTTCTCTGTAGTGAATTCTAGTCCTCCGGAAGATCCCATCATGTGTTCATCTAAGAACAGAAATTGCACCATCACAAACTCCTATGGTGCCTTCCCTGACCGAAGTGTGTGCCGGGCAGCCGCCGTTGCTTACCCCACAACAGAAGAAGAGCTCATCTCAGTAGTAGCAACAGCAACAAAggcaaaaaggaaaatgaaagtagCAACTCGTTCTTCTCACAGCATCCCAAAGTTGGTCTGTCCAGATGGCGACGAGGGGCTTCTTATAAGCACGAAGTTGCTCAACCGTAAGTTAGAGATTGATCGCATGAGAATGACGATTACTGTTGAGAGCGGAGTGACATTGAAAAGATTGATCCACGAGGCAGCCAAGGCGGGGTTGGCTCTGCCCAACGTCCCATATTGGTGGGGCTTCACCGTTGGTGGCATGTTGGGAACCGGCGCACATGGTAGCACCTTGTTCAGCGACGGGAGTGCCGTTCAAGACTATGTGATTCAAATTCGAATCGTCACTCCAGCTGGACCTGAGGAAGGCTATGGTAAGGTCCGGACCATTGCGAGTGGTGATCCTGACCTAAAGGCAACTAGAGTCTCATTGGGAGTCCTTGGTGTTATCTCACAG GTAACTTTTAAACTACAACCACTCTTCAAGCGATCTATCACCTACTCAGTGAAGAAGGATGTGGACTTGGCAGATCAAGTGACAAGATTTGGCTACCAATATGAGTTTGCAGACATTACATGGTATCCAAGTCAGGGAGAGGCAGTGTACCGGATGGATGACCGAGTATACACCAATGTCTCAGGCAATGGTCTTTATGACTTTGCCGGGTTCCGCTCCGTGCCTTCGACCGAACTTGCAATCATAAGAACTACAG AGGAAGATCAAGAAATGACAGGAGATGCTGATGGGAAGTGCACCGATGCAAAGCTTAGTACCTCGGAACTCATTAGCATTGCCTATGGCCTGACAAATAAtg GTACTGTCTTTGGGGGATACCCGGTGGTCGGATACAACAACCGTATCCAAACCTCAGGAGCTTGCCTTTATAGCCCTAATGATGACCTAAAAGAAGTCTGCCCATGGGACCCTAGAGTTAAGGGACTATTCTATTACGACACTGGATTCAGCGTCAGCATGTCCAAAGTCAAAAGCTTCATTGAGGACGTGCAGAAGCTAAATGACCTGGTGCCTAAAGCTTTGTGTGGTGTAGACCTCTATAGTGGCATCCTCATGCGGTACGTTACGGCTTCAACTGCTTATTTGGGCAAACAAGAAGATGCTGTTGACTTCGACATTGTATATTATCGGAGCCATGACCCTATGACCCCTAGGCTTTACGAAGACATACTGGAGGAGATAGAACAGATTGGCGTGTTCAAGTACGGAGGACTGCCCCACTGGGGCAAGAATCGGAACGTGGCATTTGAGGGAGTAATCAAGAAATATCGAAATGCGAAGGAGTTTTTGAAGGTGAAAGAAAAGTATGATCCGCTGGGGCTATTCTCTAGCAGCTGGACTGACGAGGTCCTTGGATTGAGAGGTGGGGTGACCATTGTGACGGAGGGGTGTGCTCTGGAAGGATTGTGTGTGTGCTCAAAAGACATCCACTGTGCCCCAAGTAAAGGCTATTTTTGTCGACCAGGCAAAGTTTACAAAAAGGCAAGGGTTTGCGCTCGTTAA